AAGACTAAAGAACATGAGTCAATTAATATCAGCGCTGCCGCTATTCTCAGGTCTTGTATTATTGGGGTGCAGATATTTTATTAAGAGGCGAGAAAATAAAATTTTGAGTTTTTTGGGCTATTTCCTTTTCAGCGCTTATTGGCTGCTACAAGTACCTTATTTTATTAAAGTTACTGATTGGGCAAACGCAATTTTCTGCTCATTAGCACTTCCTTTCTTCACCTATATAGCATATTACGAGTTGGTGCTGTTCGAACTCAAAAAAGAGCGTGAGGAGCTGCGCTTTCTGGCAGGCTGGTGCTCTTTCGCAGGGTTAATATATTTCAGTATAGAGAAAATATCGGTTTTAGCAGAATTTTTGATTAAACTTTGCGCGGAGCAAAGTGTCTGGCTACTCAATATCTTTGGATATAGTTATTATGTTGGCAAAGTAACGTATTATCCTGAGATCTCTTTTCCTATTGAAGGTACAGCTCAAGAAATACATCTGATACTTGCATGCACCGGTTTGCAGAGTATTGCTATTTTTGTAGGCGCAATTCTCTGCGTTAAAGCTGAATTAAAAAGAAAGTTTTACGCTTTTCTTGCAACCGCACCTGTAATTTGGGTTTTGAATTTAGTTAGGAACTCTTGCATCATCTACAGTGATGGAATTGGCTTAGACGCTAATTTCATACATAACAGTATTGGTAAGTTGGGCTCATTATTAGCTCTTATTGCGCTCGCTTTAGTAACGTTTAAGCTACTGCCAGAAGTTTATACTAATATTATAGCTTTGCTGGAACTCAAAAAAAATAAATTTTTCAGAGACCCTGAGCGTAAGATTGGCGGAGGTATTGTAGCGCCTGCAGATGGTAAAATAATAGAGTTAGAGGAAGCAGAAAAAACAAAAATTTCTATCTTCATGAGGCTCTGGGATGTGCATGTGAATAGAGTGCCACTGGCTTGCAAAGTAATAAAAATCGTTCGCAAGCATGGAAAATACTATCCTGCCTACAGCAACAAAGCTGTTGAGAATGAGAGAGTAGAGTTTGAGCTTGAAACCGAGATTGGGGTAGTGAAATTAGTTCAATTGGCAGGCATATTTGCAAGAAGAATCGAATGCTGGGTAAAAGAAAACGATATTCTTGAGAAAGGTCAAAGAATAGGAATGATAAGATTTGGGTCTAGAGTTGAGCTTTATTTGCCTGCCGAAAGGATAGATTTAAAAGTCAAGCTTGGCGATATTGTAATTGCTGGGGAAAGTACTATTGCAACTATAAAAGAATGAAGCTCGTATTTCCAGACTTTATCACTCTTGCAAATGCCTTGTTAGGCACGCTCGCCATAATGTATATTCTAGATGGTAATTGTAATTTAGGCATTTTTTTAATTTTGATTTGTATAATTCTAGATGGTATTGATGGCAAAGTTGCTAGAGCTCTTAGAAGGCAGCGCGAGCTCGGAAGATATCTCGACTCTTTAGCTGACTCTGTATCTTTCTGCTTGGCGCCTGCGATACTGCTTTACAAATCTTATTACTCGCTCGAACGCGGTAGCGCTTTCTACAACTTAGAAAACGCAATTGTAATTATCGTAATAGTTTTCGTTGTTGGATTTGGTGTTCTTAGACTCGCTAGATTTGCATATGAGAAAGAAAATAATTTAAGATTTTTTATTGGGCTACCGACCCCAGCACTTGCTTTCTTTATAGTTATTCTTTACAATTTACTCAATATACTTGCAATTACTCTACCAATCGGCATTATATCGTTCCTTATGCTCTCCAAACTAAAATACCCTAAAATAGAAGGGCTTGGCTATACTGCGGGTAGCTTGGTTGCGCTGCTCTTTGGAGCTCTTTCTTTTATCTATCAGTGGCTTGGCGTTATAGCACTCGCACTTATACTGACTTATATTTTAATACCTCTTTTCCAACAAAAAAGCAAATAAGTTGCTAAGTATATTACATATTTTAAAGTTAAAATGACGAAAGGCGTGAAGATAGGTATTACAGGCTTACCAAGCGCTGGTAAAACTCAAACTTTGCTTAAAGTTATTGAGATGCTGCAAGATGAGGATATGGTTGTTGGAGGAATGATTACGGAGCCTATAATAAAGAAGGGTAAAAGGCTAGGCTTCTACATCAAAGATTGGTTGAATAAAAGGGAGGGTGTTCTTGCACATGTAGACCTAGACTCTAAAGTAAGGGTCGGCAAATACGGCGTGAATATTGCTAACTTAGAAAAAATAGGTGTAACAGCTATTTCAGATGCAACTGAACGTGCAGAGGTTATCGTTGTAGACGAAGTTGGCAAATTGGAAGTGGAAAGCGATAAGTTTGTAGAGTCGGTAAAGAAAGCTCTCGATACAGATAAATCTGTTATATTAACGCTGCATAAAAAATCAAGGAATCCATTGCTCCAAGAAATAAGGAGGAGAGATGATGTGCGCATTCTAGAAGTAACGCCTATAAATCGCAGCTTGCTGCCTTATAAAATAATAAACTTGTTAAAAGGGAAAGATATTATCTGAGAGTGAAACTAAAACTCATTAAAGAAGGTCTAACAAAATTATACGTTCCTGAAGAGAGTCTTAAGTTTAGAGGGCCTGGTAGGGCAATAGCTGGCTTTTATAACCCTTTAATGGAATTCAGCAGAGATATTTCTGTGATTGTTGTTAATGCAGTAAAGCCTAGAAAAGGTCTTGATGGACTTGCTGCTTGCGGCGCTAGAGGTGTTAGATTTGCAAATGAAAGTAATGTCGAGGTAGTAGTCAATGATTTAAATAAGGAAGCTTTCAAACTTATTCTCAAAAACATAGTTCTCAACAATCTTAGCAATGCTTATGCAGAAAATAAAAATTTTAATATTGTAGTGAATGAAAGTTCCTATGATTATATAGACATAGATCCCTACGGTTCGCCCATCCCTTATCTCGATTCTGCTTTTAGAGTAGCAAGAAAAAACTCAATAGTCAGTATTACAGCGACAGACCTTGCAGTTTTATGCGGTACTCAGTCTAAAGCGTGTTTTAGAAAATATTTCTCGTTGCCGTTAAGAACAGAATATTCAAAAGAGCTCGGACTGAGAATATTATTGGCTACGTGCGCGCTAGATGCTGCGAAGTATGATAAATTCGTTGTTCCACTTCTATGCTATTACGCAGACCATTATTTCAGAGTATATCTTAAAATTGGTAAAGGCGCTAGAAAAGCTAATTTGATATTAAAAAATATTGGCTATTTAGAGCATGACTTTAAAACAGCAAAAAGAAAAATATTGACTTTACCTAAAAAAACAAAATATCAAATTGCAGGCCCTCTTTGGCTAGGTAAATTGTTTGAGTTCGAGTTCCTTAGTAAATTAAAAATTGAAGACTTTTTAGGCACAAAAAAAAGGGTTCAGAAATATTTAGAGCTTTGGAAAGAGGAAGCTAATGCTCACCCATTCTACTTTGAGCTAAACGAGCTCGCTAGAATTTTCAAAGTTTCTCCTATTAAACTAGAAAAGATTATAACGTTATTAAAAGAAAAAAAATTTAGTGCAACAAAGACTCATTTCAGTCCTACTGGTTTTAAGACGAACGCGGGTATAGAGGAGTTAAAAGAGATTTTTCTCCACTTACAGCACAGTCTCTAGCTTGAAAAGCACATTATAGCCCTTAAGCGCAGAATGTATCTTATCGCCAAACCAGATAATATCTCTTATGTTCGCGCTCCTACCCCAATCATATTCAAAATCGTAATTGCCCTGCACCGCAGTAAACCCTAAATTATATAGAATATTTGCAACATCACTCGGTCTTGCGCCCTCAGAGCTGAACATTATTGTCAGATAGGTCTTCATAGCGTTACCAATTCTGGATTAGATTAAGAATATTTAAATATTCAGTTTGTCAGCAGTTAAAAAACGAACAATTTAATTATATTACTGACTTATTTATTAATATGACTGAGACGAAAATTAAAAGTATTGTAAAGCTCGTAAATAAAGAGCTGAACGCAGGACTAAAATTCAGAGAGCCTTCTAACCTCTATAATGCAGCGAAATGGCTTATCAAAGCAGGCGGTAAAAGGCTTCGCCCAGTTTTAGCACTTTTGAGTTGCGAAGCAGTAGGTGGTAAAAAAGAAAATGCTTTGCCTTTTGCAGTGGCTCTAGAGCTTGTGCATAACTTCACTTTAATACATGACGATATAATGGATAAAGACGAGTTTAGAAGAGGCGTGAAAACAACACATATTGTTTTTGGCGAAAGCACTGCAATCAATGCTGGGGATGCTCTTTTTGCACTTGCTTTTGAAACACTTTCAAGTTTAGAGATAGATGATAAAAAAGTAAAAGAGCTTGTAGCTGAGTTTTCCAAAACTATAAGAGAGCTTGCAGAAGGCCAGCAGCTCGATCTCAACTTTGAAAAAAGGAAGGTTGTCACTCCCAAAGAATATTTTAAAATGATAGAGCTAAAGACCTCAAGGCTTTTCGAGCTCGCTACCAAAGGCGGCGCTGTTATAGGTAATGGTAGTAAAGCTCAGATAGAGGCGCTAGCGCAATACGGTAAATACCTTGGTCTTGGCTTTCAAATTTGGGACGACTTTCTGGGCATTGCCGGCAATCCAAAAAAAACAGGCAAGCCTGTAGGTAACGATTTGAGAACGGGTAAGAAAACACTTATTATAGCGCATGGTATCAGCAAGCTCAAAGGAAAAGATAGGAAGTATCTACTGAAAATTTTAGGTGATGAGAAAGCGACTAAAGGGGAGGTAGAGAGGGCAATTGAGCTACTCAAAGAAATAAGTTCCCTAGATTACGCTAGAGATGTAGCGATTACTTTTGCATCGAGAGCTAAGCAAGCGCTTAGCGCAATAAGCGCTTCAGAAGCTAAAGCTGCATTAGAGCTGATTGCGGATTATTCTGTAGGAAGGGATAGATGACAGAGCTAATCCGTAAATACGCTTTACAAAATGCAATTCTCCACAAAGGCAAAGCAGAGTTACAAGCGGTAGTAAGTAAAATAGTTGCAGAAAAGCCTGACTTAAAGCAGAAAATAAAAGAGCTTATCCCAGAAATTAAAAAAGTAGTCTCAGAAGTTAATTCAATTCCATTAGAGAAGCAAAAACAAGCGTTAGAGAAACTTGCACCTGAACTTTTGGTTAAGGAAAGAAGAGAGCTTGAGAAAAAACTTCCTGAGCTGCCAAACGTTGGTAAGAAAGTTATACTCCGGTTTGCACCAGGCCCTAGCGGGCCTTTGCATCTTGGTCATTCGAGAGCTGCTATACTCAATGACGAATATGCAAAAATGTATGGCGGTAAGCTCATAAATAGAATTGAAGATACAGACCCTGATAGAATAGATCCAAGCGCTTATGAGCTAATAAAAGAAGATTTGGATTGGCTTGAAATAAAAGCTCATGATACAGTTATTCAAAGCGATAGGTTTGAAATTTATTACGAGTATGCAAAAAAACTTTTAGAGCAAAACAATGCCTATGTGTGTAAATGCAATGCTAAAGATTGGCGTGCACTAAAATTGCAGAGCAAAGCTTGTGAGCACAGAAATCTGCCGATTGAAAAAAACTTAGAAGAATTTGATAAAATGCTAAGTAATTTTTACAAGCAAGAAGAAGCTTCTGTGATAGTAAAAACCGATCTCAGCGATCCAAATCCAGCACTCAGAGATTTTGTAGCGCTGAGAATATGCCAAACGCCACATCCAAAAACAGGCAATAAATACACAGTATATCCTTTAATGAATTTTGCAGTTGCTATTGATGACTACTTGCTTGAATTAACTCATGTGCTAAGGGGCAAAGACCATATAAACAATACTTACCGCCAAGCCCGGATATTTGACTATTTCAAATGGCGTAAGCCACAGTACATCCATTACGGCAGGGTTTCTATTGAGCAGGCGGTACTTAAAACTTCTAAAATCAAAGAAGGTATAAAGAGTGGTGTTTATGAATCCTGGAGCGATCCTAGATTGGCTACTTTATCAGCGCTCCGTAAGCGCGGTATTCATCCTAGAGCTATTAGAAATTTGTGGATAGCTACAGGTATAAAAGAAGTAGATATTCAACTAGCTTGGGAGAATTTATACACACTAAACAAGGAAATAATAGACAAGAGTGCAAATCGTTACTTCTTCGTCTGGAAACCTAAATTACTAGAAGTTACAGGTATAGATAGGCTTGAAGGGCATGCTCCTTTACATCCAGACTTCAAAGAAAGAGGGACAAGAAAAGTAGTGCTTGAAAAGCCAATAAAAGTATTTGTTTCTGAAGATGATTTAAAAGCTCTAAAAATAAATGATAAAATTAGATTGAAAGATTTATGCAATATCGAGTTAACCGCTAGGACCAAAGCTAAATATATAGGGCAAGATTTAGCAATTTTGAAAGAAGGCGCTAAAATAATTCACTGGGTAAACGCTAACGAAAATATTAAAACTAAAGTTATTTTACCAAATGCCACTATAGCAGAAGGATTTGCAGAAGAGCTTGTAAAAAAAGAGCTGGGCAATATCGTGCAGTTTGAGAGGTTTGGGTTTGTTAAAGTTAATAAATTAAATGAGTTTTTAATTTGTTATTTTGCTCATAGATGAAGAATTTGTTTGTTTACCTTGTTCCCTCGGCAATCATTATTATTCTTGAAAGCTATTTTTATTCGTGTCTAAGCAGAGGTTTAGGAAAAGTATTACAAAAAGAATTTTACGTGAAAGTTTACTTATATTTTTCGTTCTTGTTATTATTGACTTTTCTGGCGGTAGCATATTAGCTACACTAAGCTCTGCTTTCGAAACCGTCCCGGGACTTATTCTGATAATACCACCACTGCTTGATCTGCGCGGTAATATTAACGGAGCGCTTGGCGCTAGATTGGGCTCTGCATTCCATTTGGGTCTTGTAAATACTAGAAATATTTTCAATCGAGAGGTTAGGGAGAATTTGAAAGCATCTTTGATGCTAAGCGCTTTACTTTCTTTGTTCGCAGGCTTCTTCGCTTGCTGCATCTGCATTGTATTTGGATTTGCTATAGAGCCTTTTAAAGTAATTATAATAACATTTACTGCAGGCTCTCTTGCAGGCTTGCTCTTGACAGTGTTAACAGTTTTAATAGTATTTATTGCAGTTAAGCGCAGAGCAGATCCTGATAATGTCACTACACCGGCAATTGCGACTATCGGCGATTTATTAACTATCGTTTGCATATTCGCTGTAGTAGCATTATTAGAAAAAATTTGGTGAAAAATGGCGGTTTACAATGCAAAAACAATACTTAAAGAAAGCATCCCAATACTGATACTACTAGTCATAATAGGCACTTTCGGAGGCTTTGCTCTAAATTACAAACTTGAAAGTTTTGTAAAATACCCTGTACTTCTTCTGCTCATTCCTGTACTTAACGCTACATGCGGAAATTTAGCCTCTTTACTGTCTGCAAGATTATCCTCTGCGTTGCATACAGGCTATATAAAGCCAAAATTTTCGAGTAAAAGACTTAAAAATAATTTATATGCAACGGTAATACTTGCTATGATTGTTTTCGCTTTTCTTTGCTTCTTACTACTAATTATCTCTTTTATTCCAAACCTAAAGATTAATATCCCAGCAGTGAAATTAATTGTTGTGGTACTCGGCGCTGGAATAATGCTTCTAATTATAGTATGCTTTGCTGCAATTGCAATCTCAATACTATCGTTTAGAAGAGGTATAGACCCTGACAACACAGCTATTCCTATAGCAACTACAATAATCGATTTGGCAGGTATATGTAGCTTAATATTAATGATATGGGTTGTTAGGTTATGAAAGGCAAAGAGCCTGCAACTGTGCGAGAATTGCTTACTGAGATGAAGGATATCTCAGAGCTTATAGTAGACCTAGCATACTCGGCAGTAATACTTGATTCTAAAGAGATAGCAGAAGAAGTCAAACGTTTAGAAGAAAGAATGGATAAGTTGCTGTATGAAATAAGAGTTACTGCGATGGTAGCTGCAAGGAATCCAAGGCAAGCTCGCCAACTGGCTGGCTTACTCCAAGTTGCAGGCGCTGCGGAAGATATTTCTAACGCAGCTGGCGATATTATAAAGCTTTTAGATACAAGTATAGAGCATCGTCCATTTTTGCCAAGCTTATTTTCAAAAGCAGACGAAAAAATAAGGACTCTTGTAATAACTCAAAACTCAGATATGGTAGATAAAACGCTTGGAGAATTGGGTATTGAGAGTGAGACAGGCACTAGAGTTATTGCTATATGCAGAGGCGAAAAATGGCGCTACGCACCGCAAGATAGCTTCGTTTTGAAGACAGGGGATAGAATTGTTGTTAGAGGCGTTGAGGACGGCTACTTAAAGCTCAGAGAATATGCAGAAGGCAGAAAGAAATGGAAGGAGCTTGACTGAAATGAATATTGAGGATATGATAATTGAAATGAAGAATATATCTGAGCTGATGGTGGATTTAGCATATTCAGCTCTTTTTTATAATAATAAGGAGTTAGCTGAGGAGGTCTTGAAATTAGAAAATATTACTGACAAGCTACACGACGATATTCAGAGACTGGTTATTGAAAATACAATAAAGGAGGGTAATCCTGAGAGAGCTCTTGTGCTACTTAAACTTGCCACATCAACTGAGGCGGTTGCAGATGCAGCCTCAGAGATAAGTGATGCTGTTTTGCGCGGTATAGAGCCTCACCCTGTAATTGAACTTTCTATTTTAGAGAGCGATGCAATTATTACCAAAGCGCAAGTCTCTAACAGCTCTGTACTTGTAGGCAAAACATTAGGCGAGACTAAACTCGCTAGTAGGACAGGGATGTGGACTTTATTAATTGAGAGGGGCGGTAAGCTCATTATAGGGCCTAACGAGAATACAAAAATAGAAGTTAACGATATAATATTTGTTAAAGGTCCAAAAGAGAGCGAGAAAGATTTTATGAAAATTGCTAGCGGCAAGAAAAAGAAAATCTAAGTTGCTTTCTTTTTCTTAAAGTTGTAAAGGTACACTGCGGCTAGAACGATTATTATTATTGCCATACCTATTGCTAACCATGTATAATACTCTGGGATGGCAGGCGATATTTTCCTCGGAGCTTCTTGGATTGTTACCGTGTGCTCTGAGAAATACGGAACTTTGATTAGGATTATGAGTAGTTCGTTATCGACAGTCCAGTTTATATATTCTTGAGCCAAAAGCTGGTTGTCAAATAGCACTTCCAACCTACTAACGTTAATTGCCTCAGCAGGCAATACTATTCTTAAAGTTTTGTTTGCATCCTGTGCTGTGCCGCTAACTACAAGCTCGAGTTTTTTATCTACCGAAAATTGTTTCTTTACTCTTATACCCATTTCATGAGTTATCCAAACATTTGCACTGGTATTGTTATAGCCGGCAACAAGCACAAACCCAAATTCTCTCTCTAAATTTATTTGTTCCCCTAGTATAGTAAGCTGCATGCTGATATTTAGCTCGGGAGTGAGATTACCATAATAGCCAGTAAGATTCTTAAAATAGCTCATCCAGTTGTTTGCATAGCCAGCGAAGTTTTCAATATATAAGCTAATGTTTTGCTTATATTTTGTTATATTTTCCGGTGTCCACCGCTGTGTATAATTTTTAATCTCTTGATAATGCTCTTTGAGCTTTTCATAATATTCATCAAACTTTTCTTCAAGCGCGCTTGCATACTCTTCCCAAACCTTATATTTCTCAGACCACGTCTTATAATAAGCGGACCAATTCTGGGCTAGTATGTCAAGCAGTTCTTCTGTAAGATTGTTAATATCTCGGAGCCATTGTGTATAATTTGCAGAGAGGTTTGGCTCAGCAATACTCTCATTTAAACTTTCCAAATTCTCAAACAGCTCGGAGACATTTATTTGGGCAAGGGTTTGATTATGAGTCTGCCAGTTTTTGTAAGCACTAGTAATACTTCCTAACCCTTTAGACCAATTATACTTCGTGCTCCAGTTTTTGGTAAATCCGCCCCAGCCTTGCATAAATGAATGAATATATTCGATCCAACTACCGTAGTTTGTATTCCAATTATTATATACGCTCTCGAGATTTACATAGCAAGAGCTGTTCTGTTGATATTCTACCAATAGATTACTAACTGTAAAGTTCAGCTCTACAGTTCTATTTATCCAACATCCACAGATAGTAGTGAAATTATCTTTCCATTCTTGCCAATCTAGCGCTCCAAAAGTACAATTTCTTAAAGTTTCAATTTTATCTTTAAAGAACTGAACTTTTAGCTCCCAGAACTCATAAAGCTTCGAGTAACTTTCATTATAAGCGCTCAAATTCCACATACCGTCTTCAAAATAATCTGCGACGGTTAGGTTCTCTAGCGCGGAACAAT
The genomic region above belongs to Candidatus Thermoplasmatota archaeon and contains:
- the pssA gene encoding CDP-diacylglycerol--serine O-phosphatidyltransferase, with amino-acid sequence MKLVFPDFITLANALLGTLAIMYILDGNCNLGIFLILICIILDGIDGKVARALRRQRELGRYLDSLADSVSFCLAPAILLYKSYYSLERGSAFYNLENAIVIIVIVFVVGFGVLRLARFAYEKENNLRFFIGLPTPALAFFIVILYNLLNILAITLPIGIISFLMLSKLKYPKIEGLGYTAGSLVALLFGALSFIYQWLGVIALALILTYILIPLFQQKSK
- a CDS encoding PKD domain-containing protein → MRKTKFVTLLLVTLMAFSVAFVHAGVSSKEPLRADAGNAQIVSVNETVNFSGSAIGGEEPYNYSWNFNRFYASLEDFSFGSDTTIDAYEQNVTWIYNLSGLYIVELIVEDNASIKKSDCTAVIVLSEYWATLYNNWAQQCEQFSANYSTWLSEYEDFWSDYEALLANYSSAITSYEYLVNLSGNWSQNYEELLEIILEIKQNCSALENLTVADYFEDGMWNLSAYNESYSKLYEFWELKVQFFKDKIETLRNCTFGALDWQEWKDNFTTICGCWINRTVELNFTVSNLLVEYQQNSSCYVNLESVYNNWNTNYGSWIEYIHSFMQGWGGFTKNWSTKYNWSKGLGSITSAYKNWQTHNQTLAQINVSELFENLESLNESIAEPNLSANYTQWLRDINNLTEELLDILAQNWSAYYKTWSEKYKVWEEYASALEEKFDEYYEKLKEHYQEIKNYTQRWTPENITKYKQNISLYIENFAGYANNWMSYFKNLTGYYGNLTPELNISMQLTILGEQINLEREFGFVLVAGYNNTSANVWITHEMGIRVKKQFSVDKKLELVVSGTAQDANKTLRIVLPAEAINVSRLEVLFDNQLLAQEYINWTVDNELLIILIKVPYFSEHTVTIQEAPRKISPAIPEYYTWLAIGMAIIIIVLAAVYLYNFKKKKAT
- a CDS encoding TrkA C-terminal domain-containing protein; the encoded protein is MKGKEPATVRELLTEMKDISELIVDLAYSAVILDSKEIAEEVKRLEERMDKLLYEIRVTAMVAARNPRQARQLAGLLQVAGAAEDISNAAGDIIKLLDTSIEHRPFLPSLFSKADEKIRTLVITQNSDMVDKTLGELGIESETGTRVIAICRGEKWRYAPQDSFVLKTGDRIVVRGVEDGYLKLREYAEGRKKWKELD
- a CDS encoding magnesium transporter; this encodes MSKQRFRKSITKRILRESLLIFFVLVIIDFSGGSILATLSSAFETVPGLILIIPPLLDLRGNINGALGARLGSAFHLGLVNTRNIFNREVRENLKASLMLSALLSLFAGFFACCICIVFGFAIEPFKVIIITFTAGSLAGLLLTVLTVLIVFIAVKRRADPDNVTTPAIATIGDLLTIVCIFAVVALLEKIW
- a CDS encoding PhoU domain-containing protein: MQKAERNGRSLTEMNIEDMIIEMKNISELMVDLAYSALFYNNKELAEEVLKLENITDKLHDDIQRLVIENTIKEGNPERALVLLKLATSTEAVADAASEISDAVLRGIEPHPVIELSILESDAIITKAQVSNSSVLVGKTLGETKLASRTGMWTLLIERGGKLIIGPNENTKIEVNDIIFVKGPKESEKDFMKIASGKKKKI
- a CDS encoding polyprenyl synthetase family protein, producing the protein MTETKIKSIVKLVNKELNAGLKFREPSNLYNAAKWLIKAGGKRLRPVLALLSCEAVGGKKENALPFAVALELVHNFTLIHDDIMDKDEFRRGVKTTHIVFGESTAINAGDALFALAFETLSSLEIDDKKVKELVAEFSKTIRELAEGQQLDLNFEKRKVVTPKEYFKMIELKTSRLFELATKGGAVIGNGSKAQIEALAQYGKYLGLGFQIWDDFLGIAGNPKKTGKPVGNDLRTGKKTLIIAHGISKLKGKDRKYLLKILGDEKATKGEVERAIELLKEISSLDYARDVAITFASRAKQALSAISASEAKAALELIADYSVGRDR
- a CDS encoding tRNA (guanine(10)-N(2))-dimethyltransferase; this translates as MKLKLIKEGLTKLYVPEESLKFRGPGRAIAGFYNPLMEFSRDISVIVVNAVKPRKGLDGLAACGARGVRFANESNVEVVVNDLNKEAFKLILKNIVLNNLSNAYAENKNFNIVVNESSYDYIDIDPYGSPIPYLDSAFRVARKNSIVSITATDLAVLCGTQSKACFRKYFSLPLRTEYSKELGLRILLATCALDAAKYDKFVVPLLCYYADHYFRVYLKIGKGARKANLILKNIGYLEHDFKTAKRKILTLPKKTKYQIAGPLWLGKLFEFEFLSKLKIEDFLGTKKRVQKYLELWKEEANAHPFYFELNELARIFKVSPIKLEKIITLLKEKKFSATKTHFSPTGFKTNAGIEELKEIFLHLQHSL
- a CDS encoding glutamate--tRNA ligase, with amino-acid sequence MTELIRKYALQNAILHKGKAELQAVVSKIVAEKPDLKQKIKELIPEIKKVVSEVNSIPLEKQKQALEKLAPELLVKERRELEKKLPELPNVGKKVILRFAPGPSGPLHLGHSRAAILNDEYAKMYGGKLINRIEDTDPDRIDPSAYELIKEDLDWLEIKAHDTVIQSDRFEIYYEYAKKLLEQNNAYVCKCNAKDWRALKLQSKACEHRNLPIEKNLEEFDKMLSNFYKQEEASVIVKTDLSDPNPALRDFVALRICQTPHPKTGNKYTVYPLMNFAVAIDDYLLELTHVLRGKDHINNTYRQARIFDYFKWRKPQYIHYGRVSIEQAVLKTSKIKEGIKSGVYESWSDPRLATLSALRKRGIHPRAIRNLWIATGIKEVDIQLAWENLYTLNKEIIDKSANRYFFVWKPKLLEVTGIDRLEGHAPLHPDFKERGTRKVVLEKPIKVFVSEDDLKALKINDKIRLKDLCNIELTARTKAKYIGQDLAILKEGAKIIHWVNANENIKTKVILPNATIAEGFAEELVKKELGNIVQFERFGFVKVNKLNEFLICYFAHR
- the artA gene encoding archaeosortase A, producing MSQLISALPLFSGLVLLGCRYFIKRRENKILSFLGYFLFSAYWLLQVPYFIKVTDWANAIFCSLALPFFTYIAYYELVLFELKKEREELRFLAGWCSFAGLIYFSIEKISVLAEFLIKLCAEQSVWLLNIFGYSYYVGKVTYYPEISFPIEGTAQEIHLILACTGLQSIAIFVGAILCVKAELKRKFYAFLATAPVIWVLNLVRNSCIIYSDGIGLDANFIHNSIGKLGSLLALIALALVTFKLLPEVYTNIIALLELKKNKFFRDPERKIGGGIVAPADGKIIELEEAEKTKISIFMRLWDVHVNRVPLACKVIKIVRKHGKYYPAYSNKAVENERVEFELETEIGVVKLVQLAGIFARRIECWVKENDILEKGQRIGMIRFGSRVELYLPAERIDLKVKLGDIVIAGESTIATIKE
- a CDS encoding magnesium transporter, with protein sequence MAVYNAKTILKESIPILILLVIIGTFGGFALNYKLESFVKYPVLLLLIPVLNATCGNLASLLSARLSSALHTGYIKPKFSSKRLKNNLYATVILAMIVFAFLCFLLLIISFIPNLKINIPAVKLIVVVLGAGIMLLIIVCFAAIAISILSFRRGIDPDNTAIPIATTIIDLAGICSLILMIWVVRL
- a CDS encoding NTPase; this encodes MTKGVKIGITGLPSAGKTQTLLKVIEMLQDEDMVVGGMITEPIIKKGKRLGFYIKDWLNKREGVLAHVDLDSKVRVGKYGVNIANLEKIGVTAISDATERAEVIVVDEVGKLEVESDKFVESVKKALDTDKSVILTLHKKSRNPLLQEIRRRDDVRILEVTPINRSLLPYKIINLLKGKDII